The Streptomyces camelliae genome window below encodes:
- the mqnP gene encoding menaquinone biosynthesis prenyltransferase MqnP: MTTAAIQPPGRTRAFLRLVMIEHSIFALPFAYIASLTAMYQWDRNIHWARLLLVTICMVGLRTFAMAVNRIIDREIDARNPRTAHRELVTGAMSVRHAWTGALIALVIFLGAAALLNPLCLALAPVAVIPMVVYPYGKRFTNFPQAILGLAQAMGPVGGWLAISGSWSWDAVILGLAVGIWIGGFDLIYACQDVETDREIGVMSVPARFGIPAAIWGARACHAVTTALFVWYGVATHAGAFFWLGLVIVAGAFGYEHRIVRPHDLSRLNRAFFSVNGFIGIALFVCALLDLLVRGLSV, from the coding sequence GTGACCACCGCCGCTATCCAGCCGCCGGGACGTACGCGGGCCTTCCTGCGCCTGGTGATGATCGAGCACTCGATCTTCGCGCTGCCCTTCGCCTACATCGCCTCCCTGACCGCGATGTACCAGTGGGACAGGAACATCCACTGGGCCCGGCTGCTGCTGGTCACGATCTGCATGGTCGGCCTGCGCACGTTCGCGATGGCGGTCAACCGGATCATCGACCGCGAGATCGACGCCCGGAACCCGCGCACGGCCCACCGCGAGCTGGTGACCGGCGCGATGTCGGTCCGCCACGCCTGGACGGGCGCCCTGATCGCGCTGGTGATCTTCCTGGGCGCGGCGGCTCTCCTGAACCCCCTGTGCCTGGCGCTGGCCCCGGTCGCGGTGATCCCGATGGTGGTCTACCCGTACGGCAAACGCTTCACGAACTTCCCGCAGGCCATCCTGGGCCTCGCCCAGGCGATGGGCCCGGTGGGCGGCTGGCTGGCCATCTCCGGTTCCTGGTCCTGGGACGCGGTGATCCTCGGCCTGGCCGTGGGCATCTGGATCGGCGGTTTCGACCTGATCTACGCCTGCCAGGACGTCGAGACCGACCGCGAGATCGGCGTCATGTCGGTCCCGGCGCGCTTCGGCATCCCGGCCGCGATCTGGGGTGCGCGGGCCTGCCACGCGGTGACGACGGCCCTGTTCGTCTGGTACGGCGTGGCCACGCACGCCGGCGCCTTCTTCTGGCTGGGCCTGGTGATCGTCGCGGGCGCGTTCGGCTACGAGCACCGCATCGTCCGCCCGCACGACCTGTCCCGCCTCAACAGGGCGTTCTTCTCGGTCAACGGCTTCATCGGCATTGCCCTGTTCGTGTGTGCCCTGCTCGACCTCCTGGTGCGGGGTCTGTCCGTCTGA